In one Fibrobacter sp. genomic region, the following are encoded:
- a CDS encoding tetratricopeptide repeat protein, whose translation MRLNVLLFALFLGAVSVFARPINDGNKLFAAGDYAGALEKYMKAREAEPADPLLFYNIGTCQYKLGNYEEAKKELESAVRMPDVKLAAKSAYNLANTHFRIGEKASEPSARIAAWRESIAYLKKAIDLDNSFENAKKNVEIVQRKLKEELDKQKENQDQNQDQDNDQKQPPLSEKAKEALARALQLSKDGKYAEAKQLLENVIAEDETAGQLNAYVQRIDDVIEIKAGRKPKAKIDASNTDNDLEVI comes from the coding sequence ATGCGTTTGAATGTTTTGTTATTTGCCTTGTTTTTGGGAGCCGTGTCGGTTTTTGCACGACCCATCAATGATGGCAACAAGTTGTTTGCCGCTGGCGACTATGCCGGTGCTCTTGAAAAGTATATGAAGGCCCGCGAGGCCGAACCTGCCGATCCGTTACTGTTCTACAACATCGGTACTTGTCAGTATAAGTTGGGCAATTACGAAGAAGCCAAGAAGGAATTGGAAAGCGCTGTGCGCATGCCCGATGTAAAGCTTGCTGCAAAGTCCGCCTACAACTTGGCCAACACTCATTTCCGTATTGGCGAAAAAGCTAGCGAACCTAGCGCCCGTATTGCTGCATGGCGTGAATCCATTGCCTATTTGAAGAAAGCCATTGACTTGGACAATAGCTTTGAAAATGCCAAGAAGAATGTGGAAATTGTTCAGCGTAAGCTCAAGGAAGAACTGGACAAGCAAAAGGAAAATCAGGACCAGAACCAGGATCAGGATAATGACCAAAAGCAGCCGCCTCTGAGTGAAAAGGCCAAGGAAGCTTTGGCCCGCGCGCTCCAGCTCAGCAAGGATGGCAAGTATGCCGAAGCCAAGCAGCTTTTGGAAAACGTCATTGCTGAAGATGAAACTGCTGGTCAGCTGAATGCCTACGTACAGCGCATTGACGATGTCATCGAAATCAAGGCCGGCCGCAAGCCTAAGGCAAAGATTGATGCAAGCAACACCGATAACGACCTGGAGGTAATCTAA
- a CDS encoding DNA methylase: protein MGRENRTFVAIDLKSFFASVECILRGLDPLTTNLVVADESRSEKTICLAVTPSLKAYGIPGRARLFEVNQKIREIKQRTGEEILFTIAPPQMAKYVEFSTKVYNVYLKYVSHDDIHVYSIDECFIDVTRYLSLYKKTPRELAKTMIQDVFETTGITATAGIGSNLYLCKIAMDVMAKHVTPDKDGVRIAELDEMTYRRELWSHRPLTSFWQVGRGIAERLANCRLNDGRGILTMGDLARVSVKRPDDLYKMFGVNAEILIDHAWGYEPCTIAEIKKYKPKSNSIGGGQVLQHAYDFNKARIVVREMVDSLTIDLIDKNLVTNGLTLHLGYDRENIDKGIYHGETVMDVYGRTLPKPAHGTANLGRYTSSLTYIADAVMKLYDRIVNPNLTIKRLNLTANEVLDASYDQPDIFTDVQKEEKEKKRLKAELLIKKRFGKNAIIKGMDLQEGATTVERNGQIGGHRA from the coding sequence GTGGGTCGCGAAAATCGAACATTCGTTGCTATTGACTTGAAGTCGTTCTTTGCTTCCGTGGAGTGCATTCTTCGCGGTCTTGATCCGCTTACCACTAATTTGGTAGTGGCCGATGAAAGCCGCTCCGAAAAGACCATTTGCCTAGCGGTAACCCCAAGCCTAAAAGCTTACGGAATTCCAGGTCGCGCCCGTCTTTTTGAAGTGAATCAAAAAATTCGAGAAATCAAACAGCGTACCGGCGAGGAAATCCTTTTCACTATTGCTCCGCCACAGATGGCGAAGTACGTGGAATTTTCCACCAAGGTTTATAACGTCTATCTAAAGTATGTAAGCCATGACGACATTCATGTGTATTCCATCGATGAATGTTTTATCGACGTGACACGCTATTTGTCCTTGTACAAGAAAACGCCTCGCGAACTGGCGAAGACCATGATCCAGGATGTTTTTGAAACCACAGGTATTACGGCTACTGCAGGCATAGGCTCCAATCTTTACCTTTGCAAAATTGCCATGGATGTGATGGCGAAACATGTGACTCCTGATAAAGACGGCGTGCGTATTGCGGAACTTGACGAGATGACTTACCGCAGGGAACTGTGGAGTCATCGTCCCCTGACCAGTTTTTGGCAAGTGGGCCGAGGCATTGCTGAACGTCTGGCCAATTGCCGTTTGAATGATGGTCGTGGAATTCTCACTATGGGTGACCTTGCCCGAGTTAGTGTAAAGCGCCCTGACGACTTGTATAAAATGTTTGGCGTTAATGCTGAAATTCTGATAGACCACGCTTGGGGTTACGAGCCTTGTACCATTGCGGAAATCAAGAAGTACAAGCCCAAATCCAACAGCATTGGTGGTGGACAAGTTTTACAGCATGCCTACGATTTTAACAAGGCTCGCATTGTTGTCCGTGAAATGGTGGATTCCCTGACCATTGATTTGATTGACAAAAATCTTGTGACAAACGGATTGACTCTTCATCTAGGCTATGATCGTGAAAATATTGACAAGGGTATTTATCACGGAGAAACAGTGATGGATGTTTACGGAAGGACCTTGCCTAAGCCCGCTCACGGCACTGCAAACCTTGGCCGTTACACATCGTCGTTAACATACATTGCCGATGCGGTGATGAAGTTGTACGACAGAATCGTCAATCCAAATTTGACCATCAAACGATTGAACTTGACTGCCAACGAGGTGCTGGACGCAAGCTATGATCAGCCGGATATTTTCACCGATGTCCAGAAAGAAGAAAAAGAAAAAAAACGCTTGAAGGCGGAACTACTTATCAAGAAACGCTTTGGCAAGAACGCCATTATCAAGGGGATGGATTTGCAGGAAGGCGCAACCACTGTAGAACGCAACGGGCAAATTGGAGGTCATCGTGCCTAG
- a CDS encoding DUF1232 domain-containing protein has product MSEKVYEDVEVHDMRDMERNQRKRHAEGDSGYDDYQAGIGSKNLQKSSPVWKVLSIALAMLAVAYDLSPIDAIPDAVPVFGLLDDVGFTLMAALNVYQQFAKDQNAGIVKLVKYTKWALVLFIVIGSIALGGFAALIALLIMSLN; this is encoded by the coding sequence ATGTCCGAAAAAGTTTATGAAGATGTAGAAGTGCATGACATGAGGGATATGGAACGAAATCAGCGTAAACGTCATGCAGAGGGTGATTCTGGTTACGACGATTATCAGGCTGGGATCGGTTCCAAGAATTTGCAGAAGTCATCTCCGGTTTGGAAAGTTCTTTCCATTGCACTCGCGATGCTGGCTGTTGCCTACGATCTTTCTCCCATAGACGCTATTCCGGATGCAGTCCCTGTTTTCGGTCTTCTAGACGATGTGGGCTTTACATTGATGGCCGCTTTGAATGTATATCAGCAGTTTGCCAAGGATCAAAATGCTGGCATTGTTAAACTTGTAAAGTATACCAAGTGGGCCTTGGTCCTTTTTATTGTCATTGGAAGCATTGCCTTGGGCGGCTTTGCTGCTCTTATCGCCTTGCTTATAATGTCATTGAATTAA
- a CDS encoding outer membrane beta-barrel protein, whose amino-acid sequence MRKILILLCIGFALSSAAEDKHKWILDVGANFATYASLFSSDEEDGSSNFTGVNFGARYQLAKMVEVGIATGYEYYSSANDPAEGSHGSVIDNHLIHIAAEGKFDWITFFDHLQLYSRLGAGVTLNYHNNSRYDTEVEPVLQGTLAGIEYINTVGCYVEFGAGYRGFFSGGLSVRF is encoded by the coding sequence ATGAGAAAAATTCTCATTCTTTTATGCATTGGCTTTGCTCTAAGTTCCGCTGCAGAAGACAAGCACAAATGGATTCTGGACGTAGGTGCGAACTTTGCCACCTATGCCTCATTGTTCAGCTCCGATGAAGAGGACGGAAGCAGCAATTTCACAGGCGTCAATTTCGGGGCCCGATACCAATTAGCCAAAATGGTTGAAGTCGGCATTGCTACTGGATACGAATATTATTCTTCAGCGAACGACCCCGCAGAGGGTTCACATGGCAGTGTCATCGACAACCACCTGATTCATATTGCAGCCGAAGGCAAGTTTGATTGGATCACATTCTTCGATCACCTTCAGCTATATTCCCGTCTCGGTGCAGGCGTCACCTTGAACTACCATAACAATTCTAGATACGATACAGAAGTCGAGCCCGTTTTGCAGGGAACCCTTGCCGGTATTGAGTACATCAATACAGTGGGTTGCTATGTAGAATTTGGCGCCGGGTATCGCGGATTTTTCTCTGGCGGTTTAAGCGTCAGGTTCTAA
- a CDS encoding DUF58 domain-containing protein yields the protein MLDKEVLKTVSRIELSVRGTLDTVMTGAYHSSFKGNGMEFSEVREYMPGDDVRTIDWNVTARTGTPYVKKFIEEREMTMLLMVDASSSSEFGSGTQMKGEVMATLTALLAFAAIKNNDKVGLLIYTDQVELFIPPEKGRKHVLRLIREILYFKPQHHGTNTQVALEYAGKILNRKAVVVVMSDFLDEGFESAFKILRKRHDVLAVSVVDPREMELPPAGLVELEDPETGETLLIDTGDAAFREAFAREAKRQGKQTKELFQRMSIDFVRIETHDDFKETVAPLIEHFRRRAKMARA from the coding sequence ATGCTTGATAAAGAAGTTTTAAAGACCGTCAGCCGTATTGAACTGAGTGTCAGAGGCACGCTGGACACCGTGATGACCGGTGCCTACCATAGTTCCTTCAAGGGCAACGGTATGGAATTCAGCGAAGTCCGCGAATACATGCCCGGCGACGACGTGCGCACCATCGACTGGAACGTTACCGCACGTACCGGCACCCCTTACGTCAAGAAGTTCATCGAAGAACGCGAAATGACCATGCTTCTCATGGTCGATGCGTCCAGCAGCTCCGAATTCGGTAGCGGCACCCAGATGAAGGGCGAAGTCATGGCTACCCTTACCGCACTTCTGGCCTTTGCCGCCATCAAGAACAACGACAAGGTAGGCCTGCTGATCTATACCGACCAGGTGGAACTCTTTATTCCTCCCGAAAAAGGCCGCAAGCACGTACTGCGCCTAATCCGCGAAATTCTTTACTTCAAGCCGCAGCACCACGGCACCAACACCCAGGTGGCACTGGAATACGCCGGCAAGATCTTGAATCGCAAGGCCGTGGTCGTGGTCATGAGCGACTTCCTGGACGAAGGTTTTGAAAGCGCCTTCAAGATCCTCCGCAAGCGCCACGACGTGCTGGCCGTTTCCGTAGTAGACCCCCGCGAAATGGAATTGCCGCCTGCAGGCCTGGTGGAATTGGAAGATCCAGAAACTGGCGAAACCTTGCTGATCGATACCGGCGACGCCGCCTTCCGTGAAGCATTCGCCCGCGAAGCAAAACGTCAGGGCAAGCAGACCAAGGAACTGTTCCAGCGCATGTCTATCGACTTTGTTCGCATCGAGACTCACGACGACTTCAAGGAAACCGTGGCCCCGCTTATTGAACATTTCAGACGCCGCGCCAAGATGGCCCGCGCATAA
- a CDS encoding TetM/TetW/TetO/TetS family tetracycline resistance ribosomal protection protein codes for MSQSIRNIAILAHVDAGKTTLSERILFAAGEVRRPGKVEEGLATMDYLPEEKERGITIESGVAHFEWKNTWFNFIDTPGHVDFGAEVDMALTAVEGAVLVVSAASGVETQTVTAFKKLREAGVRTILFINKLDNPDYSLDETLINIEEVLGVRPVLMTIPEYKNGQMSSVLDVLSKSRLVHDENGEEVVDSAGVTNGSAESDEQLAKHYKEACEFASNFDDEVLEMALEGKAVPPKDLLRGLKGLATDENYALCYAGSAMAGFGVRSLLTALTFFLPEVPSFDEGQMGQVIRLRHFRGVGEISLFRAHCDMERKEWPAGFEFSRLKANLLIPVDEIRAGDIYAMGAPFETELGQIILRDGTAAGDSAGSECHCEADDSTCHCEAEGRSNRSGTAPQPASIRDRYQPLLQTRVECVSTEDYAHVEKSLSTLSRMDPSFRVQHDEDGGFWYLHTVGEVQLDVLLARLRREFGCEVQAGDPEVRWQERLTHAVEPVENSFQLGPHKISIKLAASPIVNDVVENAAELPQNHDIRLSAEFLENAPREILAGVRSALLETAEIGVLGKGPLVGVRFEVLEFSWSEGALPPMIKKCCADAVTKLFKPSDVTAYEPIMELSLECPVNFAGVITGDIQARDGKVKEIGGDGRTHFLKADIPLRKIFGYATGVRSISKGTALYSLKLLGYREAAL; via the coding sequence ATGTCCCAGTCCATTCGAAATATTGCTATCCTGGCCCACGTCGATGCCGGTAAGACCACTTTGTCCGAACGCATTTTGTTCGCGGCAGGGGAGGTTCGTCGCCCCGGAAAAGTGGAGGAAGGGCTGGCAACCATGGACTACCTCCCGGAAGAAAAGGAGCGAGGCATCACTATTGAAAGCGGTGTGGCTCATTTCGAATGGAAGAACACCTGGTTTAATTTTATCGATACTCCGGGCCATGTGGATTTTGGTGCCGAAGTGGATATGGCCTTGACCGCCGTGGAAGGTGCCGTACTTGTGGTCAGTGCTGCCAGCGGTGTGGAAACCCAGACCGTGACCGCTTTTAAAAAATTGCGTGAGGCAGGAGTCCGCACTATTTTGTTCATAAACAAGTTGGACAATCCCGACTACTCCCTGGATGAAACCTTGATCAATATTGAAGAGGTTCTTGGGGTGCGCCCGGTGCTGATGACCATTCCCGAATATAAGAATGGTCAAATGTCCAGTGTTTTGGATGTGCTGAGCAAGAGTCGCCTGGTTCATGATGAGAACGGCGAGGAAGTGGTGGATTCTGCTGGCGTGACGAATGGTTCCGCGGAAAGCGACGAACAGCTGGCGAAGCACTACAAGGAAGCTTGCGAATTTGCCAGCAACTTCGATGATGAAGTTCTGGAAATGGCCCTGGAAGGCAAGGCGGTTCCGCCCAAGGATTTGCTCCGTGGCTTGAAGGGCTTGGCTACAGACGAAAACTATGCGCTATGTTATGCAGGCTCGGCCATGGCCGGCTTTGGTGTCCGCAGCCTTTTGACTGCGTTGACGTTCTTCTTGCCGGAAGTCCCTTCTTTTGATGAAGGCCAGATGGGGCAGGTGATTCGCTTGCGTCACTTTAGAGGTGTTGGCGAAATTTCCTTGTTCCGCGCCCATTGCGATATGGAACGTAAGGAATGGCCCGCGGGTTTTGAATTCTCCCGCCTCAAGGCAAACCTGCTTATTCCTGTAGATGAAATTCGTGCTGGCGATATTTACGCCATGGGTGCGCCTTTTGAAACGGAGTTAGGACAAATTATTCTCCGCGACGGCACTGCCGCGGGGGACAGCGCCGGATCCGAATGTCATTGCGAGGCCGATGATTCAACGTGTCATTGCGAGGCCGAAGGCCGAAGCAATCGAAGCGGTACTGCCCCACAGCCCGCAAGCATTCGTGACCGTTACCAGCCTCTGCTTCAGACTCGCGTAGAATGCGTCAGCACCGAAGATTACGCCCACGTGGAAAAGAGCCTTTCTACCCTTTCCCGTATGGATCCGTCTTTCCGCGTGCAGCATGACGAAGATGGCGGCTTCTGGTACTTGCATACGGTGGGCGAAGTCCAGCTGGATGTTTTGCTGGCTCGCCTCCGCAGAGAATTCGGCTGTGAAGTGCAGGCCGGCGATCCGGAAGTCCGCTGGCAGGAGCGCTTGACCCACGCCGTTGAACCTGTGGAAAATTCCTTCCAGCTCGGTCCTCACAAGATTTCAATTAAGTTGGCTGCAAGTCCTATCGTTAATGACGTGGTGGAAAACGCCGCGGAACTTCCCCAGAATCATGACATCCGCTTGTCCGCAGAATTCCTGGAAAATGCGCCTCGTGAAATTCTTGCAGGCGTCCGTTCCGCCCTTCTGGAAACTGCAGAAATCGGCGTGTTGGGCAAGGGTCCTTTGGTTGGCGTCCGTTTTGAGGTTCTGGAATTTAGCTGGAGCGAAGGCGCACTGCCACCTATGATCAAGAAGTGCTGCGCCGATGCCGTCACAAAGCTTTTCAAACCCTCTGATGTAACTGCCTACGAACCTATAATGGAACTTTCCCTGGAATGCCCAGTGAATTTCGCCGGCGTCATTACTGGCGATATTCAGGCCCGCGATGGCAAGGTGAAGGAAATCGGTGGCGATGGCCGTACCCATTTCTTGAAGGCTGACATTCCCCTCCGCAAGATTTTCGGATATGCTACAGGCGTCCGTAGCATTAGCAAGGGAACAGCTCTTTATAGCCTGAAACTTCTTGGTTATAGGGAAGCGGCCTTGTAA
- a CDS encoding GGDEF domain-containing protein → MLLSSEISKAIFGMAKTFYKTLKVNLTANSYQIVKTNDRELNDKEIQLDSFSSWIESFANSGNVHENDRNVFKNRLSIGSLTQHLKNEDSFRIQYRRKVKDSYRWVSLEIIKTDSFSEDNQVVWLFVRDIHSNYVHEMEIQRELEHYCKFDTLTGLNNYYSYQLLCKNYAAIEEKTSIGLIFADLNGLKLINDTRGHGAGNEFLQTFARKLLEHFSSEHIYRISGDEFLIVIPNCKESEFTFSAKKFETFLNQETVPQASLGYCWMAHPVHIEDVSREAEIHMYQSKEAFYGKHPEYKRGIAELNYKREMDAILKTLANSYDAIITIDLIRDTFWILKQGAGVTFGKNAETYTKMTENFMIAVDDEYKEMVTTVNSIDNLRNDLRKKSSVTIEFKMVDGRWVRTMFKAIETLNGEPTKILLITEHLDHDRVLELEKTKDLMLEHQIIEGLSKGFTLICQIDVPTKNILVYKNIALKDSIPTAIRNLSYDAVVTWFTNKFVVEEDRERTANALRLEAVTTKLENRDVTTVLFRTTPEFHDTVSVSYSMFYFYKLASNPNKLVLATKNVTNSMG, encoded by the coding sequence ATGTTACTGAGTTCAGAGATTTCCAAAGCTATTTTCGGGATGGCAAAGACCTTTTACAAAACCCTAAAGGTCAATCTGACAGCCAACTCCTATCAAATTGTCAAAACCAATGATCGTGAACTTAACGACAAGGAAATCCAACTGGATTCATTCTCCAGCTGGATAGAATCTTTTGCAAACAGCGGAAACGTCCACGAGAATGACCGCAACGTTTTCAAGAACCGTCTTTCCATTGGATCTCTGACTCAGCACCTCAAGAACGAAGATTCGTTCCGAATCCAGTACCGCCGCAAGGTCAAGGATTCCTACCGCTGGGTATCCCTAGAAATTATCAAGACCGACTCTTTCTCTGAAGACAACCAGGTTGTCTGGCTTTTTGTTCGTGACATCCACAGCAACTACGTTCACGAAATGGAAATTCAGCGTGAACTGGAACATTACTGCAAGTTTGACACCCTGACCGGCCTCAACAACTATTATTCCTACCAGTTGCTTTGCAAGAACTACGCCGCAATCGAAGAAAAAACTTCCATCGGTTTAATTTTCGCAGACCTCAACGGTTTGAAGCTTATCAACGACACCCGCGGTCACGGCGCTGGAAACGAATTCCTGCAGACCTTCGCACGCAAATTGCTGGAACATTTCTCCAGCGAACATATTTACCGAATCAGCGGTGATGAATTCCTGATTGTGATCCCCAACTGCAAGGAAAGTGAATTCACCTTCTCCGCAAAAAAATTCGAAACCTTCCTGAACCAGGAAACCGTTCCCCAGGCTTCCCTGGGCTACTGCTGGATGGCCCATCCTGTGCATATTGAGGACGTTAGCCGCGAAGCCGAAATCCACATGTACCAGAGCAAGGAAGCCTTCTATGGAAAGCATCCTGAATATAAGCGTGGAATTGCAGAACTGAACTACAAGCGCGAAATGGACGCCATCCTTAAAACGCTGGCCAACTCCTACGACGCAATCATCACCATCGATCTTATCCGCGACACCTTCTGGATCCTGAAGCAGGGCGCCGGCGTAACCTTCGGAAAGAACGCCGAAACCTATACGAAGATGACGGAAAACTTTATGATTGCCGTCGACGACGAATATAAGGAAATGGTGACCACAGTCAATTCCATTGACAATCTCCGCAACGACCTTCGCAAGAAAAGTTCCGTCACCATTGAATTCAAAATGGTGGATGGCCGTTGGGTACGCACCATGTTCAAGGCCATCGAGACTTTGAATGGGGAGCCAACCAAGATTCTTTTGATTACAGAACACCTGGATCACGACCGAGTCCTGGAATTGGAAAAGACCAAGGACTTGATGCTGGAACACCAGATTATCGAAGGCCTCAGCAAGGGCTTTACCCTTATCTGCCAAATCGACGTCCCCACCAAGAACATCTTGGTTTACAAGAATATCGCCCTCAAGGACAGCATTCCTACCGCCATCAGAAACTTGTCTTACGACGCCGTAGTTACCTGGTTCACAAACAAATTCGTTGTGGAAGAAGACCGCGAACGTACTGCCAACGCACTCCGTTTGGAAGCAGTCACCACCAAGTTGGAAAACCGCGACGTGACTACAGTGCTATTCCGCACCACTCCGGAATTCCACGACACCGTAAGCGTCAGCTACAGCATGTTCTATTTCTACAAGCTGGCTTCCAACCCCAACAAGTTGGTGCTGGCAACAAAGAACGTCACCAATTCCATGGGGTAA
- a CDS encoding RlpA-like double-psi beta-barrel domain-containing protein codes for MRWLGIASAVSALVAGCGSDEVNAPNVESSSSSIDEILSSSEKVQSSSAIEASSSSAKVLSSSSSLLESSSSNDVVISSGSAAVSESDLWYFDDTDGECENCDSFTAKDPVLTDRGGEGSITTYGSITEKEASSGGACNYGKTDIHYYAAIHVNVSSGDDKGPWNGGLACGGCVRVKAKTPDGWKRVTVRIMDRCPDESCGVDLGGAPASDIMGNTVGRYYGEWEFVSCEGVEGVWDDSTSIWVKEGASAYWSVIQIRNPKDAVTSISIDGSELSLFTGAENFWEVPQEILQSNSDVKIQVEYRSGTPDVWNISGVALTKEMTNYYLYDYRE; via the coding sequence ATGCGGTGGTTAGGAATTGCAAGTGCTGTGTCTGCTCTGGTGGCGGGCTGCGGTTCTGATGAAGTGAACGCTCCCAATGTGGAAAGCTCATCCAGTTCCATTGACGAGATTTTAAGCTCTTCTGAAAAAGTACAGTCCAGCTCTGCTATAGAAGCGTCAAGTTCTTCCGCGAAAGTGCTATCCAGCTCTTCCTCTCTTTTGGAATCATCTAGCTCTAATGATGTTGTGATTTCGTCCGGTTCCGCGGCGGTTTCTGAATCTGACCTGTGGTATTTTGACGATACCGACGGCGAGTGCGAAAATTGTGACAGCTTTACTGCGAAAGACCCGGTGCTCACGGACCGCGGTGGCGAAGGATCCATTACAACCTACGGAAGCATTACCGAGAAGGAAGCCAGTTCCGGAGGCGCCTGCAATTATGGCAAGACGGACATTCACTATTACGCCGCAATCCACGTCAACGTTTCCAGCGGGGACGATAAAGGGCCCTGGAACGGGGGCCTTGCCTGCGGAGGCTGCGTTCGCGTAAAGGCGAAGACGCCTGATGGCTGGAAGCGTGTCACAGTGCGCATTATGGACCGTTGCCCCGATGAAAGCTGCGGTGTGGACTTGGGCGGCGCGCCGGCCAGCGATATCATGGGCAATACGGTGGGCCGCTACTACGGCGAATGGGAATTCGTCTCTTGCGAAGGCGTTGAAGGTGTGTGGGACGATTCCACCAGCATCTGGGTGAAGGAAGGTGCCAGCGCCTACTGGAGTGTCATCCAGATTCGCAATCCGAAAGACGCTGTGACCAGCATTTCCATTGATGGTTCTGAACTTTCCCTGTTTACCGGTGCAGAAAACTTCTGGGAAGTTCCCCAGGAAATTTTGCAGTCCAATTCTGACGTGAAAATCCAGGTGGAATACCGCAGCGGAACGCCTGATGTGTGGAATATTTCTGGCGTAGCCCTCACCAAGGAAATGACCAACTACTACCTTTACGATTACCGTGAATAA